TTCTAGGTAAAGGGTTAATGAGGCCAGGTAGAAATTCTACTAATTATCTTCCTAAAAAAGCCAATGTGCCATGGAAATGCTGAGCAGTTATGCTGTTTCGGTGTGGAGAATGTGACAAATAATTAACAGTATGTAAATATACCTAACTATAAATTGATAAGCTATATATGGTTTTATATCGTAGATTCAGAATACGAAACCTTTAGGGGCATAATATGTATGTCTAATTGTCAGAAAGGCTAGGTGTCATAATACTCATAATATCTAAGGTCAATTAGTCCGAATGTAATAATGACCTCATATCAGAAAGTCCTCAGGTCATATTTCCCTTATGTTAAATAGTAATGGTGTCAAAATATCCAGATGACATATTTCCCGTATCTCGGGAAATCCTATAGTTCTTTAGAATTAAAGTATCGTTAACAGAATCAATTAGCAATCAGACaatattataatgtatatttttattattacaaatcaaatgcattttcatttcaattaaataCGTTTATTAAACTTCGCATTGTACTTGTCAGCTATTTTCCCCAGGGCGACTccaatcaatatatttaataaaataaaaataaaacgttagTTCTATTAATAGCAACGCCAACGTTctcataaacataaataattggACCTTTTGTCTCTGGACATTTTGACGCCTGACATTTTGGCaatagaaaattataatttataacgctGTAACTTTTTGATACTAGAAATGTGACATCTGGTCTGGCTATTCTAGCAGTGGGACATTACATATAAGTGACTTAATGACAAAAGGACATGACGTCACCTAGACTTTCTGGCATTAGGAGAATAATACATTTGGAATTAAGTATTGGCAGTAGGAATCATTAGCAGTAGGACAAGTGGCGTCCTGGAAGAGAgacctatgttcagcagtgggcgataaagggctgatatgatgatgatgatgagtaggAATCATTGGTTAAGGAAGTTCTGACACTTGTAAATGTATTATGCTCCTAAAGGTACCAATGTTAGGTAACCACTATTAATATgtgttatatattaaaaaatatcagtTATCTTAAAATCATGTATTATAGGGATCCGTCAAGTCTTTATATCTAACAGTCACTCTTAACAATCCAGACTTGCTATGGCCATCTGTCGTAATTACAAGAGGGGACTAAATATTGTTTAGACtgataagtaggtaattttttcGATTTATTACACAACTATTATCATTATTACATACCACCAATAAATTCAAAGTAGAAAAAGCCTTACGAAAATTAGGCGCATAACCTGGTACGAATTTGACTAATGTGGGGGCTAACTATACTGACCGTTCGCAGCCTAACAAAACGTACTGATTCTTTACTACCTCTATATCTCAATGTTTATAAAATCTTATATCTAATATGTACTATGTCcatgtaggtacttactctTCTACTTTGTtccaattataaataattttgatccCATTGAGTGCAAAGGGTCTTGGACTTATAAGAGTTATAAATATGGTCTCTCGATGGATAAAAGAGGACTGTGAGATGATCGCTGGTGAATTGGATTAacggtacctacctacctacatgaATCAGTACCTACTACAGTAGGTCAAAGTGACGAAATATATCGCGGCACATCCTTATTCCTATGGTAAATAAATCgggcatatcgggccatgctcagtgcagggtttcgtagttaccattctgtcagaacagatCAAATGGGGgctattaattagtaaatatCATGTAGGGACATTAAAAGCAtaaagggagtaccttcgcagcgctttgtacagtacgtctttttactaagaacggctagaccgatcatgtttgctatagtttttattgaaagtatttactaagtttatatttaacgattttttcatattttgtgaACCCATGGTTAAAAGTtagaaacacatttttttttctttcggagagactaatttccgaaaatattaactttatcagaAATTGGTTTGTGGAaatccttattcgttttgaaaggaACCCAACGATAACGCTATTGGGTCAAAAGAAAACTGGTTGTTGTAacaagaaattttttttttattactgtgGCTGCAGGAAAaacgtattttaattaatattagttAATTGATTCAtgttgtacttaattaaatttgaaatgaaGTGATCTATCTGTCAGATAGCattttgaaaacattttttacatataatataacagAAGATTAGGTGGTCATAGAAAATAAAAGATCTTTTCCTACTACGTGAAATCTGTACCACAACGCGGTATTCTCCTTAAATAATTAATCTATATAGTTCGTATCATCCACGATGAAGCGcagatttgttaaatctaacctttaataacatgacatccATATTTTAATATGCAAAAGGCCCCTGATCAAACAatctacatataaatattatcaaatattgCGGTAGACTTATTATTTACGTGACGTCTTTGTAATCTACCCGAATACCCAAGTAAACCACTTGCCTACCTATTTTTGATTGCATACATAGGTATGCTTGAGTTATtgcatattattttgttttcgtaaTATAAGCAGGTAGTTAAATACCAAGTTTTTTAATAGCTAAtgttttgtattatattgtaagtaataatAGTGAGAAATAAAAGAGGCACTAAGTTAAACTTTCTATTTATTCAGAGATTTGTATAGACTCatcatattgtaatttaaatctaTTAATGTTTTGTTACTAAACAGATAACAGCATGTTCAACATTGTCCATAACAATGTGTAGACACCTTCattatcataattatcatatataCAAATAGCTCTAAGAATATCAATCTACAGCCGATTGGTCGTTTTCAGACTTcattattaaaatgaataatacTACGAACGAACACCTCGctaaataggtattattattggaattatatgaatattataatatacaataatttacagattatacatacttatagtaaaaaaagtaagaaaaacaGATCACCAGGCACCGCAGCGAAAAAGATATCAACGCGCGATCACGAAACATAGTTCAGAACATCATCACAGCAGAACTAGAATAGATTAATAGACGGTGAGGACCCACGAAGAAGTGAGCATAGAAATATTAGAATAGAACAGGAGAATTAGGACAGCTTAACATCAACATGAGTATTTCACTAGGCAACATTTATTATCCGTCGGGATTTCTAACACGAAAAGTTCACTAAATATTCACAGAATGTACAGAGACGTGGAACCGGTTTAAGTGTCCGGCGGGCGCTGGGGGTGGCCGGGGCTGGGCGCGCGCGGCGGTGTGGCCGCGTGTCGCCGCAGCTGCTGCAGAAGCGCCGGGTCCAACGCTGGCCACCAGCCGCCCAGCAGCGGATACGGAGCCGGCGCCGCGCACGGCTCTTCGCTCTCCGGACTCGGCTCTTGATCACTCGCCACTACGTCAATATCCTCCTCCGCATCTTCTTCACTACTGTCTCTTCGGGCACGTTTTTCAGGCGCATCATCCGGTGCCAACAGCGAAGCAACATCAAACTGCCGCTTCCTCGGCTGGCCGCCGCCCGGCAGCCGCGCCGCTCCCCAAAAAGGCAGCGCTAGCGTTGTTGGCGGCGGTGACTGCGGCGGCGGCGATGGCGAATCCTCTCCGTCATCATCAACTGCCAATCCCATGTGCTTCCTCACTTTCCTTTGTGCCTTTCGTCTTCTAAAATCACCTTTCCTAAAATCCTCTACGTTCGCAGGATGAATCGCCCAGTAATGTCCTTTTCCGTTTGCGGATCGTCCAGCTTTCACAAAGCAATCGTTCAAGGATAAGTTGTGTCGGATGGAGTTTCGCCAGCCGGGTCCGCGGGAGCGGAAGTAGGGGTAGTTGTCGAGGATATGCTGGTAGATGTCGGAGAGCACGAGCTTGCGTTCCGGGGAGCTGAGGATGGCCATGGCGATGAGGCCGATGTAACTATGCTGGGGTTTCGGTTCTTCGGGTTGGAGCGCTCGGTGTTGGAGCAGGGACATGGAGAGCGCCAAGCGTGGAGCATAGGGAGCGTAGCATGGTGCGACACTCGGAGGGTAAAGACGGAGTCGCTCGGCGACGGCGTAGTTGTAGAGTTGGAGTCGGTAGTGGTCGAGAGCCGCGGCGGTAACGGTCGGCGCGTCTTTTAGCGGCCAGGGGCCTCCTTCGGCACCGCTGCACATGTTACCGGACTGAGGTCGCGTGGCGGAGTGAGCCGGGCAGGCGCTCCGCCCGACGGGTGCTCCGGCCGGGGGCCGGCCGCGCCCGCAGCCAATCGCGGCGCGTTCTGGCTGTGTATGTGTTTTTGTTTAGCGACGCCCCACTCCGGCGGCTTGCGACGCGCGCCCTGCCTTGAGGCTACAGGTACTGCTCGCAGCAAAATTTTCTGATTTTGTCATTCAGTAATAAATTGTTATTGGTTTATTCACGTAAGCAaagttgtaaattatttttagttaataaGTCTAGAACcactaaataaaatgttagtaaaatataaaaaaatacagtattaCCACCaccattaaaatatttaccattGTCTCAATTGTTAGGAGcgggttaaaaaaaatgacaattagGTATCTCGTGACTCATGACATGACATCTCATCAGAAAATCCTCAAAATCACTTCACACAATTAATGGATGCCTCAAAAGACATTGTAAAAATTACtttgattaaaaatgtttttcttttttcaagggtttgaaaactaattaaattttacTTGTTTTACGGCAGGCCGAAAAGCAGCTGTCGCTGTGAAATTGCATTTAGTTACCcgacaataaaatttaaatgactATATCATCAATTCAACATATCTACAATACACAAACGTTAGTAATGGTCGCAAAGCCACAGAAACAACATTTTAACTTaccttgaaaaataatttactcacaatttttttcaaaaatttgatGAACATCCATACTGCCTAAATTGCATTGGTGCACTGACAAGCCAATCTAAACGTCATTAAGCTAACAGTTTTAAGAGGCGTCAGTGTTAAGACTGTTAAGTGAATTTATCCTATTACCCTCATTTttacatatagtaaacacccctatcatggaacaggcaccagtaatgggatggtatagacaaatcctgtaaaacaagtatttaccatcagtttttagtcGCTtgtaacattttaccataaacaagagccaaagagctgcttaagtttaatttttcattgatatttgatagtttaaaaattaatggcgccatacatcccataactggagcaaaaaaccatagttttaaatggttaataatattaaaaccaactgcagcagctttcattaaataggtacatacaaaacataaaagacgaattggacatttaacttttaaagcatatAGCGGTATAGAAATTTCACAGATCCTCCTACTCCTCCTCcccctcctcctcctcctctggagttgcaggcgtacataggctacggatactgcttaccatcaggcaggccgtatgcttgtttgccatcgacgtagtaaaaaaaaaaagatgtcggtgaaatataaaatatactcctaattttctcttaaatgtcccacgattggtgccgttaacataaatACGGTAAAGTGGTCGTGTAATTACAGTTTTACTACGTAGGTAATGGCCTAAAACTAGGTGACCGGTATACCGGCTAAATTACCCTATTTCTTATCTTACAAATTGCTTAAATCATAGGATCACATTTCAATTTTATACTTACACCTCAATTTTGCTCTAAACAATTacttaagtaaacaaaatagcTAAATTGGACCTAGGtacacattttaatattttgttatcagtaatatacattttttacctCGTAATATCATCGGGAATATTGGTGTCTAATTGGTGCCCACtctgtttatattatatactattaGGTGGAGAGGAAGTGGTAAGGTAAAgtcacattaaataaaaacaaaaacgcgGTTAAGTTGACCTCGCACTCCGAGGGTTCCATTCCATtctatcacatatattttttatgtaaactaACTCACAAGTGATCagatttattaatttttgatgCAGTATACTTTCTCTGTACTTACTTATTCCGCTAAGACCGTTATAATACCTCCATACCATCTTTAAAGAATATGCCTACCTATGTATAGAAACCTTGGTGTAaagtaaaactgtttttttaatacaatctTGTTTGCTGACGGTACTTTGCAAAACCGTTACAAATGACAACTTCGTAGCGAGTGCTTCCCTGTTATTTTAGAGATATCACAACACACAACAACACATTACTTCTCAGGAAGCGGGCCAGAGCGGGACGCAGCTACCAAATTACCTCTCCCCCTCTGGAGCCAGATAGGGACGGAGCAACATGCAACAGTTTCACATGTCTATAGTTGAGGTAGTCGCGATACCATTTCCCTTCAAAccgcttttatttaatttgtgccTCAGTTAGTCgcaataaggttcaaatttcagtgaCGTAGGGTAAGTCTTACTGCATTGTACTCGTTCCGAATGACAATGAAAATAAAGAGGTTGCGGCTATAGAGTTTGAGCGGGTGCAAGCGAGACAACAACAGCGATATCGATGATCGATGGAACGTAGAACAACAATGCAGTTGCCGCCCATTTAAATACGCCATTTTGTTTACTGTCTTGCTTTTGCTTTGTATCCGAGCAGTGTTTCGTGTAACTGTAAACGAAATGACAGGAAATATTTACCTATTCGTAGCAATGATGCTGCATGGCGAAcagagatttatttttatttttattggcgTTCTTATAGGatgttatgtttttattttcttgcaCGCTCTCTAGTAAAGCTTTAGTGTTTTAGGAAGGTACTTCTTGCAATATAGGGAATAAAAATGGTATTCCTATAAGTAAAtgtgttacattttttttcttcggtttCGGGACCCATGGTagagtagtaaactctttattgtacaaaaatacatattgaagTTTCTCAGGTTATTCGGACCCACCATGTATCTATATGTGTATCGTACTTAATCTCTCGTATCCGACCGTGGATCACACGAGGAAATTATttgaaaaaccggacaagtgcaagtcggactggcccaccgagggttccgtacaaatttaacttatttttgtatttttatttttatttgtagtgtaagacgatattccttgccaaatttcatagttttagGTCAACGGgaaaagtaccctataaatttaattcccttgagagtgtcgaaatatacgttttttgcggcatccACGGCCGAATCTTTTTTTTAACGGtcacttagaagtttgattttttcacagcttcaaatggctttaatttcaactcgatacatTTATATAACGAAAATTACTATATGAAACGAAAcatttattttctcatgaataaaattaaCACGGAaattacactatattttcaAGAACAGACTCTAAccaaaacttttaaaatgttaatgttggctcgacagaaaaaaaacacgaaaacatgtcatatatgtataagtataggTACATAGTTATATTGCTACCGTCAACGCGCCGGCTATCCTTGAACCAAACGGCGTTTCaagggacgatggcaagagaccggacggtaTGACCCTGGTCCCTGGTAAGATGGGTTAGGTGCAAGtctgggacgccacatgcgtcGATAAATTGGCACCGTCCCATCTACCAAGAACTTCGACCAGGGCTGGGGCTGGGGCAGCTGCCGAGGCGGCtcaaaccaaaaaaaatatccaaatatcAAGGTCTCGGCCCCCAATACCATTTTGTggcatttggagtcgagacactAGGGCCGTCGGGTCCAAGCGCCAAGGTACTAGGTACtcaagaaaataagtaaaaggctcatagattctactggtgaccagagagctggcggctttctcctgcagcgcataagtattgccatttagcgagggaatgctgccagcatctttggcacaatgccgcgggggccttatttagatatattttaatttagattagtttttaattttaatataagtagctATTTTATATGATTATATAAACATTATTAGACTAAACAGATGCAAGACGCTATCTTTAattataggttttattctaattaaaatttacaatgaaTATGCAATTTACAatcaatatataattatagacctacatatatactctgtatctttaggtatttaaatagtaataaataaataaatattacaggacattattacacaaattgactcccacagtaagctcaatacggcttgtgttgagggtacttagacaacgatatatacaatatatatttataaatacttaaaaacacccatgactcgggaacaaatatccatgctcatcacacgaataaatgcccttaacaggatttgaacccggaaccatttcataggcagggtcactatgcCAGCCACCCACTAGACCAGCTCGGTCGTcgaataaaagtaaacaaacaatttctacattttcgggtacttagttttaatatttattggttaaccaaccaaatacaaaaccacctggatctgCCACTGAACGACCTAACTTTAAACctcattatttgatcatgtaatgttttcatctaccctcaactggcttaaggagccatttgagggtagattttgtttacctttttttaaatacataaagttaTAGTTGTACCTATCGTTGAGGTTACCCTGTGTACCATATCagtataatttaagtataaaatagccggtgatatagccgagggatctGATGggcaaaaagtttattttccgagttatttaaaaataaattaaggaaGATACTTATTGAGAAATGTTATTATACCATAGACGAATTTTTTAACGATGAATCTTTAGCGAACATgacataaaacatttaattttatacttactgaATTAGAATGAATAGaatttatctacatattttttttctctaatgtaaaatattgacatatattgtaataattataaactagcCTACTAAATTGCTCTtgtgtttaaatttagtttaaaccTAGTGTtgcatcataattttattattgtattttttattttatttaattattaaatttaggaTTAAGTGTAACATGTCCCATATtgtatgccctaacagggtatcatgtacctactaagtCTAAAAGATAAGATCTTTATGTTCTGATGAACATGATAAAACAATAgattaaatgaatgaatgaatgaatgaatgagtaGGTACTAGGAACTACCTACTTAAAGATTTGGACTATAGTGATAGAAATATTCCTTAACTTCGGCAAGGCTTCGTTAGCTCAGTTGGTAAGAGCGTCTGGCTTAATACGCCGGGAGGTCGCAGGTTCGAATCCTTGCTCGAAGCGAATTATCTTTTTCAATCCCTGGAATAACTgaggtaaatatttaaaaaaacagctTTTGGtctttttctattattttataatgacatgaacttagacattattgaatttattgacggagtgaattgtcCTATCACTCCTATcagtgatttgatttttttttattaaagtcaaaaatttgtttgcGATGTATTGTGGTGCCACCTATTTGAGATTCTTTGATGGAAACTCTCAATAAGCTTATAGTTTGGCAAATTACctattttgttatatatattaaagGTGAAACGTTTAATTCACTTGTTATTACATACGTTattgttacttatatttttctctCGTTTTGGATCAATAATTAACTAAATAACACTACATTGACCTAGTAACACGTTAACACGAAATCCCAAAGATACAAATATTAAgttacttacggcccgatttgaactttaaaatacgtcaaacatttgcgaAAGATACGATACGATATCGTATCatatgtttgacgtatcttaaagttcgaatcgggccgttagtttaAGTATTGATAGGTATACAATATGTTAGAGCCAGTTATACAACTTTTGGTTACAAGatcttatattaaattttatgtcTACTTTTCTAAACCATGTTACCAccaaaaaattagattaaaatgGTAGGTCATTTGATAGTTTACGTACTTAAGAATGTAAATGTACTGCATGACTTTACGTTTAAATCACAACAAATAACAAAGATCTATCGTATTGTGGGTAGTTTTAAGTAACTAAAGCAGGAGTCGGCAAACTTTTGAGAAGAAGAGCCAACTGCACTAGATATCACCAGTTTAAGGAAGCAAACGTTGTTTTCAGTGGTGTAAGTACTCCCTAGGGTTAATTTTATGGGTGACTTAGCGAGCCGCGGTTCAACTCCTGATCTAGAGGGAAGTGATTGAAAGATTCAATACTTGCCGCGTGGCTTGGATAGCTCAGTTGGTCAGAGCCTCCGGTTCCATGGGTCGGAAGGTCGCAGGTTCGAATCCTTGCTCCaagcgatatttttttttacagttttcgCGCAGAATAAAACGGAGATCGGTCtataagataataattaaattttattcggATGCAGTACCTATCTAATAgtttgtacctacttatctaaTAACAGCTTTATCATCtaggtacttataaattatacatgCAGGTatttatattagatttttttttatataccttataaccctcaatttatgtttttttttttttatttgtttaataagcGTAGGTTTAGTGGGTAagtatttcgatttttttaaatgtctgaATGTTGAGATGAATAATGGTGAGgttcaattaaatattagttCCAACACAAACTAAGGACTATACGGAAAGGAACTAATACAAGTCTAGAATCTAGATAAATatagtacctataaaaaaacGCTCGGGTTCAgcccccggctcgtaccaatgagtttttcggaacatatatgtgaaatatcatttgatattaaccagtcgcttttcggtgaaggaaaacatcgtgaagaaaccggactaatcccaataaagcctagtttaccctctgagttggaaggtcagatggcagtcgctttcgtaaaaactagtgcctacgccaattcttgagattatttgccaagcggaccccaggctcccatgatccGTGGCAAAACTTCTAACAGTCTGATTTCAATTTGTgatgaagcgaaaaaaattaaaatagcttGGTGTTTATTGAAACTTTCGAAATTTCTCGAAATACTCGAGAAATCTTGGTCGAGAAGT
This region of Cydia pomonella isolate Wapato2018A chromosome 17, ilCydPomo1, whole genome shotgun sequence genomic DNA includes:
- the LOC133527076 gene encoding forkhead box protein L3, producing the protein MCSGAEGGPWPLKDAPTVTAAALDHYRLQLYNYAVAERLRLYPPSVAPCYAPYAPRLALSMSLLQHRALQPEEPKPQHSYIGLIAMAILSSPERKLVLSDIYQHILDNYPYFRSRGPGWRNSIRHNLSLNDCFVKAGRSANGKGHYWAIHPANVEDFRKGDFRRRKAQRKVRKHMGLAVDDDGEDSPSPPPQSPPPTTLALPFWGAARLPGGGQPRKRQFDVASLLAPDDAPEKRARRDSSEEDAEEDIDVVASDQEPSPESEEPCAAPAPYPLLGGWWPALDPALLQQLRRHAATPPRAPSPGHPQRPPDT